The proteins below come from a single Periophthalmus magnuspinnatus isolate fPerMag1 chromosome 7, fPerMag1.2.pri, whole genome shotgun sequence genomic window:
- the zgc:195245 gene encoding uncharacterized protein zgc:195245, whose amino-acid sequence MASDLTPFLSHATDRSRASYFTHKEKLIILENFENYKDVFRTKANTAVASKAREECWKKIAECVNSSGSSNVPRTWRQIKTKYKNLLQSAHRRHKRQIREANQTNQDAQVLEALQGGVQSHPAFHSPQEVFVQVDGNTMVVMEPHNLVSPQTEKVGYGSNKKDACQPALIRQVTADNNEISQPNKLNGSVADFQNLHRELLLGHKRGLLFGVKPELKRVMEQRRGKIHKEEEQARLGPSDLETELRKRQQKLKEYELEEMKQQENQEKIPEFVRVKDNLRRTQMLDQ is encoded by the exons ATGGCGAGTGACTTGACACCGTTTCTCTCGCATGCAACTGACCGATCAAGGGCCTCTTACTTTACTCACAAGGAGAAACTTATTATTTTAGAAAACTTTGAAAACTATAAAGACGTTTTTAGGACTAAAGCAAATACTGCTGTTGCAAGTAAAGCCAGAGAGGAATGCTGGAAGAAAATAGCTGAATGTGTAAATTC ttcAGGAAGTAGCAATGTACCAAGGACGTGGAGACAAATTAAGACCAAATACAAGAACCTACTCCAATCTG CACACCGGAGACATAAGAGGCAGATTCGAGAAGCAAACCAAACTAATCAAGATGCACAGGTTTTGGAGGCACTACAGGGAGGTGTCCAATCACATCCTGCTTTTCATAGCCCACAGGAGGTCTTTGTTCAGG TTGACGGGAATACAATGGTTGTAATGGAACCCCACAACCTTGTGTCTCCACAGACAGAG aAAGTTGGATATGGGAGTAACAAAAAAG ATGCATGCCAACCAGCTCTGATTCGTCAGGTCACAGCGGACAACAACGAGATTTCACAGCCCAATAAACTAAATGGCTCTGTTGCAGATTTCCAAAATTTGCACCGAGAACTTCTCCTTGGCCATAAACG GGGGCTTCTGTTTGGAGTGAAGCCGGAGCTGAAGAGGGtcatggagcagaggagggggaagatCCACAAAGAAGAAGAGCAGGCTCGACTGGGGCCCTCAGACCTGGAGACAGAGCTCCGCAAAAGACAGCAAAAACTCAAGGAG tatGAACTTGAGGAGATGAAGCAGCAAGAAAACCAGGAGAAGATCCCAGAATTTGTTCGAGTGAAAGACAATCTGAGGCGAACACAGATGTTAGACCAGTGA